In a genomic window of Streptomyces katrae:
- a CDS encoding alpha/beta hydrolase, whose amino-acid sequence MKRFAPLLAAAGLLATSLPLLTATQAAADPAQEYAPPKPAWHRCAAEQPAAYECATLKVPLDYRQPRGRTLDLAISRMKSQDPAKRRGVLLMNPGGPGGPGLDLPLMADGALPAEVREKYDLIGFDPRGVGASSPVSCGLTDAEQQFQRAYRPETFAADVAWARTVADKCREKAGAVLPYITTRNTARDMDAIRVALGERKISYLGYSYGTYLGAVYTQLFPSRTDRFVLDSSIDPQRIWRGMIQVWATEAEPAFARWTRWTAERDAEYHLGATPEAVSTAFWSLVARADRDPIELEGRKLTGDDIRRARPLFFSPAQAAPFVGALKAAAEGTPPPRGVAVPEELRGTLRGAAEPASDNGMAVAFSVLCGDTDSWPRDPEQYRRDAERDKARYPLYGDMASNIKPCAFWQRPAEPATPMRIPADVLLVQNEWDSQTPLVSGQGMHAVLRGSRMVTALGGEGHTVYLSEPGSCVNGPVNTYLATGRLPGRDVTCTTVPAPAQRREAAPGQSPLPFPAGPQRF is encoded by the coding sequence ATGAAACGCTTCGCCCCCCTGCTCGCCGCCGCCGGGCTACTGGCCACCTCCCTGCCCCTCCTGACGGCCACTCAGGCCGCGGCCGACCCCGCCCAGGAGTACGCCCCGCCCAAGCCCGCCTGGCACCGGTGCGCCGCCGAGCAGCCGGCCGCGTACGAATGTGCCACGCTCAAGGTGCCGCTCGACTACCGGCAGCCGCGGGGGCGCACCCTCGACCTCGCGATATCCCGGATGAAGAGCCAGGACCCCGCCAAGCGACGCGGCGTCCTGCTGATGAACCCCGGCGGACCGGGCGGACCGGGGCTCGACCTGCCGCTGATGGCGGACGGGGCGCTGCCCGCCGAGGTCCGCGAGAAGTACGACCTGATCGGCTTCGACCCGCGCGGTGTCGGCGCGAGCAGCCCGGTCAGCTGCGGACTGACCGACGCGGAGCAGCAGTTCCAGCGGGCCTACCGGCCCGAGACCTTCGCCGCGGACGTGGCCTGGGCGCGCACGGTCGCGGACAAGTGCCGGGAGAAGGCCGGTGCGGTGCTCCCGTACATCACCACGCGCAACACGGCCCGTGACATGGACGCGATCCGCGTGGCCCTGGGCGAACGGAAGATCTCGTACCTGGGCTACTCGTACGGCACCTACCTCGGCGCGGTGTACACCCAGCTGTTCCCGTCCCGGACCGACCGTTTCGTCCTGGACAGCTCGATCGACCCGCAGCGGATCTGGCGCGGCATGATCCAGGTGTGGGCCACGGAGGCCGAGCCGGCGTTCGCGCGCTGGACGCGGTGGACGGCGGAGCGCGACGCCGAGTACCACCTCGGGGCCACCCCCGAGGCGGTGTCGACCGCCTTCTGGAGCCTGGTGGCGCGGGCGGACCGCGACCCGATCGAGCTCGAGGGCCGGAAGCTCACCGGGGACGACATCCGCAGGGCCCGGCCCCTGTTCTTCTCCCCCGCCCAGGCGGCCCCGTTCGTCGGCGCCCTCAAGGCGGCGGCCGAGGGCACGCCGCCGCCCCGTGGCGTGGCCGTGCCGGAGGAGCTGCGCGGGACCCTGCGGGGCGCGGCCGAGCCCGCCTCGGACAACGGCATGGCCGTGGCCTTCTCGGTGCTGTGCGGGGACACCGACTCCTGGCCGCGCGACCCGGAGCAGTACCGGCGTGACGCGGAGCGGGACAAGGCCCGTTACCCGCTGTACGGAGACATGGCCTCGAACATCAAGCCGTGCGCGTTCTGGCAGCGGCCGGCCGAGCCGGCCACGCCGATGCGGATCCCGGCGGACGTGCTGCTCGTGCAGAACGAGTGGGACTCGCAGACCCCGCTCGTCAGCGGGCAGGGGATGCACGCCGTCCTGCGGGGTTCGCGGATGGTCACGGCCCTGGGCGGTGAGGGGCACACGGTGTACCTGTCCGAGCCCGGCTCCTGTGTGAACGGCCCGGTGAACACCTATCTGGCCACCGGCCGGCTGCCCGGCCGCGACGTGACCTGCACGACCGTCCCGGCCCCGGCCCAGCGGCGCGAGGCCGCGCCGGGTCAGTCGCCGCTGCCCTTCCCGGCCGGACCCCAGCGGTTCTGA
- a CDS encoding SCO0930 family lipoprotein translates to MKTRTMRREIFAGSAAVAVLLLTAGCGSGGNSAAKQDSVKPVGDSKQLDLYGSGYGSGSGDAPAGGGAKSGPAGQLKAQEVAGVGSAVTDGEGFTLYRFDKDTAKPPKSNCEGDCAQAWPVVLADDAQAGAGVDAAMLGSVTRADGTKQLTLGGWPVYRYAKDTKAGDALGEGVGGTWHAVGPDGKPAAAAKAAGAGTGSGSGSGSGMASGMGMGMNMGAGANSPADGKKVSLSVRQNAQLGGILQNAEGWTLYRFDKDSAWPMKFGCLDACLDTWKPAKPVDKTEVSGIPSELVGSVKRPDGSEQLTIDCWPVYTFTGDKQPGDVNGQGKQGLWFAVTDKGKKAKAAG, encoded by the coding sequence GTGAAGACCAGGACAATGCGCCGTGAGATATTCGCCGGGTCGGCGGCGGTCGCGGTACTTCTGCTGACGGCCGGGTGCGGTTCCGGCGGGAATTCCGCCGCGAAGCAGGATTCGGTGAAGCCGGTGGGCGACAGCAAGCAGCTCGACCTCTACGGGTCGGGCTACGGATCCGGTTCGGGCGACGCCCCGGCGGGCGGGGGCGCGAAGAGCGGTCCGGCCGGGCAGCTGAAGGCGCAGGAGGTGGCGGGGGTGGGCTCGGCGGTCACCGACGGGGAGGGCTTCACCCTCTACCGGTTCGACAAGGACACCGCCAAGCCCCCGAAGTCCAACTGCGAGGGCGACTGCGCCCAGGCCTGGCCGGTGGTCCTGGCGGACGACGCACAGGCCGGGGCGGGTGTCGACGCCGCGATGCTGGGTTCGGTCACCCGGGCCGACGGGACGAAGCAGCTGACGCTCGGCGGCTGGCCGGTGTACCGCTACGCGAAGGACACCAAGGCCGGGGACGCGCTCGGCGAGGGCGTCGGCGGCACCTGGCACGCCGTGGGCCCCGACGGGAAGCCGGCCGCCGCAGCCAAGGCCGCCGGCGCGGGAACGGGCTCCGGCTCCGGCTCGGGCTCGGGAATGGCATCGGGAATGGGAATGGGAATGAACATGGGGGCCGGGGCGAATTCCCCGGCGGACGGGAAGAAGGTCTCGCTCTCGGTCCGGCAGAACGCACAACTGGGCGGAATCCTGCAGAACGCGGAGGGCTGGACCCTCTACCGCTTCGACAAGGACAGCGCCTGGCCGATGAAATTCGGCTGCCTCGATGCCTGCCTGGACACCTGGAAGCCGGCCAAACCGGTGGACAAGACGGAGGTCTCCGGAATTCCCTCGGAACTGGTCGGCTCGGTGAAACGGCCGGACGGCTCGGAGCAGCTGACGATCGACTGCTGGCCCGTCTACACCTTCACCGGTGACAAGCAGCCGGGCGACGTCAACGGGCAGGGCAAGCAGGGCCTCTGGTTCGCCGTCACCGACAAGGGCAAGAAGGCGAAGGCCGCCGGCTAG
- a CDS encoding MFS transporter, translated as MTLTPADADKILADHFAPWVLALGLTVEETGERHAVLRLPWSDSLARDGGGLSGQALMAAADTATVIAVSAARGAYGPMTTVQQADGVPAPASLWRNRDFTVFWLGQALSVLGGSLSLVALPMLVLAATGSLVQMGLITVVTGVSGILTGLFAGHVADRCDRRRLMVACDLLRAVLLGAVPLLWLTAGPLMWPLYVLTALVTALKTVFDVAYVSAVPQLVGAGELTAANSRLMGTFALGTLAGPVVAGFITAGAGGEWALGIDGATFLVSAVSLRWVTFGRHAPPAGETAARAAAAPAGGLREVFTVGFRFLWGHVLLRPLTVLLTLLTFVTMGATDLLVYRVREDLGRDAATLGYVIALSGLGVVAAALAAGRLRRVLGFGPCWLGTVGLIAVSVAGIGLSRSVPVIAVLAAVFMFGMTLGGITSMTLRQEVTPDELLGRVTSAFWTVHNAAGPVGAAVLTGLGARYGVPAVSVAGGVLCLLILGAGLATPLRGARRGPAPRGQAADARIPGGRRGRRAGKTAPGA; from the coding sequence GTGACGCTGACACCCGCAGACGCCGACAAGATCCTCGCCGACCACTTCGCCCCCTGGGTGCTCGCCCTCGGCCTCACCGTCGAGGAGACCGGGGAGCGGCACGCCGTCCTGCGGCTGCCCTGGTCCGACTCCCTGGCCCGCGACGGCGGCGGCCTGTCCGGCCAGGCCCTGATGGCCGCCGCCGACACCGCCACCGTCATCGCGGTCTCCGCAGCGCGCGGGGCCTACGGCCCGATGACCACCGTCCAGCAGGCTGACGGGGTGCCGGCCCCCGCCTCGCTCTGGCGCAACCGCGACTTCACCGTCTTCTGGCTCGGCCAGGCCCTGTCCGTCCTCGGCGGCTCGCTCTCGCTGGTGGCGCTGCCCATGCTGGTCCTCGCCGCCACCGGGTCCCTCGTCCAGATGGGCCTGATCACCGTCGTCACCGGGGTGAGCGGGATCCTCACCGGGCTCTTCGCCGGCCATGTGGCCGACCGCTGCGACCGCCGCCGCCTGATGGTCGCCTGCGACCTGCTGCGGGCCGTCCTGCTCGGCGCGGTGCCCCTGCTCTGGCTGACGGCCGGGCCGCTGATGTGGCCCTTGTACGTGCTGACCGCGCTGGTCACCGCCCTCAAGACGGTGTTCGACGTGGCGTACGTGAGCGCCGTCCCCCAGCTGGTGGGCGCCGGGGAGCTCACCGCCGCCAACTCCCGGCTCATGGGCACCTTCGCCCTCGGAACGCTGGCAGGCCCGGTCGTCGCGGGGTTCATCACCGCCGGGGCGGGTGGTGAATGGGCCCTGGGGATCGACGGGGCGACCTTCCTGGTCTCGGCGGTGAGCCTGCGCTGGGTGACCTTCGGACGCCACGCGCCGCCCGCCGGCGAGACCGCGGCACGGGCGGCCGCCGCCCCGGCCGGAGGGCTGCGCGAGGTCTTCACCGTGGGCTTCCGCTTCCTGTGGGGGCACGTGCTGCTGCGCCCCCTGACCGTTCTGCTCACCCTGCTGACCTTCGTCACCATGGGCGCCACCGACCTGCTGGTCTACCGGGTCCGGGAGGACCTCGGGCGGGACGCCGCCACCCTCGGCTACGTGATCGCCCTGAGCGGGCTCGGCGTCGTCGCCGCGGCCCTGGCGGCCGGGCGGCTGCGGCGGGTCCTCGGGTTCGGGCCGTGCTGGCTGGGTACCGTCGGGCTGATCGCGGTGTCGGTCGCGGGCATCGGCCTCAGCCGCAGCGTGCCCGTGATCGCCGTGCTGGCCGCCGTGTTCATGTTCGGCATGACCCTCGGCGGGATCACCTCGATGACCCTGCGGCAGGAGGTCACCCCGGACGAGCTGCTCGGCCGGGTCACCTCCGCCTTCTGGACGGTGCACAACGCCGCGGGCCCCGTGGGCGCCGCCGTCCTGACGGGACTGGGCGCCCGGTACGGGGTTCCGGCGGTCAGCGTCGCGGGCGGCGTGCTGTGCCTGCTGATCCTCGGGGCGGGACTGGCCACCCCGCTGCGGGGCGCCCGCCGCGGGCCCGCGCCGCGGGGGCAGGCGGCGGATGCGCGGATCCCGGGCGGCCGCCGGGGCCGGCGGGCCGGGAAGACGGCGCCGGGGGCGTGA
- a CDS encoding PucR family transcriptional regulator: MRRELPALAAEIVEELLQGIPGFSTLVDGNDAIGDELIRQRVEEALLTALGYRDEPARDEPARDEPARDEPARDEPARDEPARDEPARDETAHDPAGDDAGHEVRHDGRREDPRGGAPETVRGAGHDHGNGHGHGIRHETPTAAPDRLRQELFKALTDDRAASQDSLDDLARAAGWPLPAAVRAIALATPGEAQQLAAVLDDALAGMFAGRPCLLLPSPDADARAALEPPLRGRVAAVGHAVPLRDTASSLRWALRLLTLTPARGGLDARAVFVDDHLSTLLLLQDEPLAHALAARWLRPLADLTPRQSERLEVTLLAWLEGGGAPEAAKALNVHPQTVRYRMRQLEKLFGPGLRDPRTRFELEMALRSRRLMAQVRRQHSRVARRAARVVGAEFPPLVVGRMARVNGL; this comes from the coding sequence GTGCGCAGGGAACTCCCCGCACTGGCCGCGGAGATAGTGGAGGAGCTTCTGCAGGGAATTCCCGGATTCTCCACACTTGTCGACGGTAATGACGCCATCGGCGACGAACTGATCCGGCAGCGGGTGGAAGAGGCCCTCCTCACCGCCCTCGGCTACCGCGACGAACCGGCCCGCGACGAACCGGCCCGCGACGAACCGGCCCGCGACGAACCGGCCCGCGACGAACCCGCCCGGGACGAACCGGCCCGGGACGAACCGGCCCGCGACGAGACCGCCCACGACCCGGCCGGGGACGACGCCGGACACGAGGTCCGGCACGACGGCCGCCGGGAGGACCCCCGCGGGGGCGCCCCCGAAACGGTGCGCGGGGCCGGCCACGACCACGGCAACGGCCATGGCCACGGGATCCGGCACGAGACCCCCACCGCCGCTCCCGACCGGCTGCGCCAGGAACTCTTCAAGGCCCTCACCGACGACCGGGCCGCCTCCCAGGACTCCCTCGACGACCTCGCCCGGGCGGCCGGCTGGCCGCTGCCCGCCGCCGTCCGGGCCATCGCGCTCGCCACCCCCGGCGAGGCCCAGCAACTGGCGGCCGTCCTCGACGACGCCCTCGCCGGCATGTTCGCCGGCCGCCCCTGCCTGCTGCTCCCGAGCCCCGACGCCGACGCCCGCGCGGCCCTCGAACCCCCGCTGCGCGGCCGGGTCGCCGCCGTCGGACACGCCGTACCCCTGCGCGACACCGCCTCCTCCCTGCGCTGGGCCCTGCGCCTGCTCACCCTCACCCCCGCCCGCGGCGGCCTCGACGCCCGGGCCGTCTTCGTGGACGACCACCTCTCCACCCTGCTGCTCCTCCAGGACGAGCCCCTGGCCCACGCCCTGGCCGCCCGCTGGCTGCGCCCGCTGGCCGACCTCACCCCGCGCCAGAGCGAACGCCTGGAGGTGACCCTGCTCGCCTGGCTGGAGGGCGGCGGCGCCCCCGAGGCCGCCAAGGCCCTCAACGTGCACCCGCAGACCGTCCGTTACCGGATGCGACAGCTGGAGAAGCTCTTCGGCCCCGGACTGCGCGACCCCCGCACCCGCTTCGAACTGGAGATGGCCCTGCGCAGCCGCCGCCTGATGGCGCAGGTGCGCCGCCAGCACTCCCGGGTGGCCCGCCGCGCCGCCCGCGTGGTCGGCGCCGAGTTCCCGCCCCTGGTCGTCGGACGGATGGCCCGCGTCAACGGCCTGTGA
- a CDS encoding NADH-quinone oxidoreductase subunit NuoF family protein, translating into MSGPAERPGLGCVGAPRLLTGLDRTGWLDREAHLAAHGPLPRLRPDELTDLASDIGLRGRGGAGFPFARKLQAVMRSAREKQSSTAVVVNGSEGEPSCLKDTALLLHAPHLVLDGALLAAAAVSAEEVVVAVTRADVERSVRDAVDERGPGGRRVRVARLPERFVTGEGTALVNGLNGGPALPSGQRVRTSERGLGGVPTLLSNTETYAQLAVAARLGAPAYRSVGLPSEPGTVLLTVAGSTVVETPSGTSLAYVLDLCGSGVGQGVLVGGYHGRWLDPGAARSADLSRQSLSAFGAVLGAGAVLPLPEETCPAGEVAAVTRWMAKESAGQCGPCVRGLPALADVLEDAVRGGGRAALEAVEARLRGVRRRGACSHPDGTSYFVASALASFPEEFRDHALGSGCGRPVTGALPLPPDEEPAGGAERLVVDWTLCKGHGLCVDVLPDVVRLDADGYPAQASMPVPARLRPKALRAVRRCPALALRFRE; encoded by the coding sequence GTGAGCGGCCCGGCGGAACGCCCGGGGCTCGGCTGCGTGGGAGCCCCCCGGCTGCTGACCGGGCTGGACCGCACCGGGTGGCTCGACCGCGAGGCCCATCTGGCGGCGCACGGCCCCCTCCCCCGGCTCCGCCCCGACGAACTCACCGACCTGGCCTCGGACATCGGCCTGCGGGGCCGCGGCGGCGCGGGGTTCCCCTTCGCCCGCAAGCTCCAGGCCGTCATGCGTTCGGCCCGGGAGAAGCAGTCCTCCACCGCCGTCGTGGTCAACGGCAGCGAGGGCGAGCCGAGTTGCCTCAAGGACACGGCGCTGCTGCTGCACGCCCCGCACCTGGTGCTGGACGGAGCCCTGCTGGCCGCGGCCGCCGTGTCCGCCGAGGAGGTGGTCGTGGCCGTCACCCGGGCGGACGTGGAGCGTTCCGTACGGGACGCCGTCGACGAACGCGGCCCCGGCGGGCGGCGGGTGCGCGTGGCCCGGCTGCCCGAACGCTTCGTCACCGGCGAGGGCACCGCCCTCGTCAACGGGCTCAACGGCGGGCCGGCGCTGCCGTCCGGGCAGCGGGTGCGGACCAGCGAACGGGGCCTGGGCGGGGTTCCGACCCTGCTGTCGAACACCGAGACCTACGCGCAGCTCGCCGTGGCCGCCCGGCTCGGGGCCCCGGCCTACCGCTCGGTCGGCCTGCCCTCCGAGCCGGGGACGGTCCTGCTGACCGTCGCCGGGTCCACGGTCGTGGAGACCCCGTCCGGGACCTCCCTGGCGTACGTCCTGGACCTGTGCGGGAGCGGCGTCGGCCAAGGGGTGCTGGTCGGCGGCTACCACGGCCGCTGGCTGGATCCCGGGGCGGCCCGCTCCGCCGACCTGTCACGGCAGTCCCTGTCCGCCTTCGGCGCGGTGCTGGGCGCCGGGGCGGTGCTGCCGCTGCCGGAGGAGACCTGCCCGGCCGGGGAGGTGGCGGCGGTGACGCGCTGGATGGCCAAGGAGTCCGCGGGCCAGTGCGGGCCCTGCGTACGGGGGCTGCCCGCGCTGGCCGACGTCCTGGAGGACGCCGTACGGGGCGGGGGCCGCGCCGCGCTGGAGGCGGTGGAGGCCCGGCTGAGAGGGGTCCGGCGCCGGGGTGCGTGCAGCCATCCGGACGGCACCTCGTACTTCGTGGCCTCGGCGCTCGCCTCGTTCCCCGAGGAGTTCCGCGACCACGCCCTCGGCAGCGGCTGCGGCCGCCCGGTGACCGGGGCGCTGCCCCTGCCGCCGGACGAGGAGCCGGCCGGGGGCGCGGAGCGGCTGGTCGTGGACTGGACGCTGTGCAAGGGGCACGGGCTGTGCGTGGACGTCCTGCCCGACGTCGTGCGGCTGGACGCGGACGGCTACCCGGCCCAGGCCTCCATGCCGGTCCCGGCGCGGCTGCGGCCCAAGGCACTGCGCGCGGTGCGGCGTTGTCCGGCGCTCGCGCTGCGCTTCCGGGAATGA
- a CDS encoding DUF1996 domain-containing protein, with amino-acid sequence MSQQGHRRPRLSKKLLAVVSALVLGGGGVAIVAGNANAGQDASRTGQVTATIDCPDVGDKLTAVPDGARAEVDENLARLDVQVADAYRQLAGGQVKGKAQQDALLGRLRDQRGTAISRMSDAIGRSGSRPEGLGALSGCSMKEAPAQDDAAADGARSIGQKAGPAKSDFVDITRVRPNAKAPSPSAAASKGTFTSECGRNENGHFNPDNVIVAPGVSNGAHHMHDYVGNKTTSAFSTNNSLAASGTTCANGDQSTYYWPVLRLRDGRAERDAKAPGGGQDANVGTILRPKQASISFKGSPAGPVKAMPRFLRIITGDAKAFSNGTANANASWSCTGFEDRQLKDKYPLCPKGSDVVRTFTFQSCWDGRNTDSANHRTHVDFPDRSGRCKKGFTAIPQLVERVTYGVAPGARFAVDSFPEQLHKPVTDHGDFINVMSDGLMARAVGCINGGRSCR; translated from the coding sequence ATGAGTCAACAGGGCCACAGGCGCCCCCGGTTGTCGAAGAAGCTCCTGGCCGTGGTCAGCGCCCTGGTGCTGGGCGGCGGCGGGGTGGCGATCGTCGCCGGGAACGCGAACGCCGGCCAGGACGCCTCCCGCACCGGACAGGTGACGGCCACGATCGACTGCCCGGACGTGGGTGACAAGCTCACGGCCGTCCCCGACGGCGCCAGGGCGGAGGTGGACGAGAACCTGGCCCGGCTGGACGTCCAGGTGGCCGACGCCTACCGGCAGCTCGCCGGGGGACAGGTCAAGGGCAAGGCGCAGCAGGACGCGCTGCTGGGCCGGCTGCGCGACCAGCGCGGGACGGCCATCTCCCGGATGTCCGACGCGATAGGCCGCTCGGGAAGCCGCCCGGAGGGGCTGGGAGCGCTGAGCGGGTGCTCGATGAAGGAGGCTCCGGCGCAGGACGACGCGGCCGCCGACGGGGCCCGGAGCATCGGGCAGAAGGCCGGTCCGGCGAAGAGCGACTTCGTGGACATCACCAGGGTCCGGCCCAACGCGAAGGCCCCGTCGCCCTCGGCCGCCGCCTCGAAGGGCACCTTCACCTCGGAGTGCGGGCGCAACGAGAACGGGCACTTCAACCCGGACAACGTGATCGTCGCGCCGGGCGTCTCCAACGGTGCGCACCACATGCACGACTACGTGGGCAACAAGACGACCAGTGCCTTCTCCACCAACAACAGCCTGGCCGCTTCGGGTACCACCTGCGCCAACGGCGACCAGTCCACCTACTACTGGCCGGTGCTGCGGCTGCGCGACGGCAGGGCCGAGCGCGACGCGAAGGCCCCGGGCGGCGGGCAGGACGCCAACGTGGGGACGATCCTGCGGCCCAAGCAGGCGAGCATCAGCTTCAAGGGCAGCCCGGCCGGCCCGGTGAAGGCTATGCCCCGGTTCCTGCGGATCATCACGGGCGACGCGAAGGCCTTCAGCAACGGCACCGCCAATGCCAACGCCTCCTGGAGCTGCACCGGCTTCGAGGACCGGCAGCTGAAGGACAAGTACCCGCTCTGCCCCAAGGGCAGTGACGTGGTGCGCACCTTCACCTTCCAGAGCTGCTGGGACGGCCGCAACACCGACAGTGCCAACCACCGGACGCACGTGGACTTCCCCGACCGGAGCGGGCGCTGCAAGAAGGGCTTCACCGCCATCCCGCAGCTGGTGGAGCGGGTCACGTACGGGGTGGCGCCCGGGGCGCGGTTCGCGGTGGACAGCTTCCCCGAGCAGCTGCACAAGCCGGTGACCGACCACGGCGACTTCATCAACGTGATGTCGGACGGTCTGATGGCCCGGGCGGTGGGCTGCATCAACGGCGGGCGGTCCTGCCGCTGA
- a CDS encoding NADPH-dependent 2,4-dienoyl-CoA reductase: MSPYPHLLSPLDLGFTTLPNRVIMGSMHTGLEEHQGGFERLAAFYAERAKGGAGLIVTGGIAPNDAGRPFEGGSRLTTEEEAAEHRVITDAVHAEGGKIAMQILHFGRYAYHKDLVAPSAVQAPISPFVPNELSDAEVERTVEDFVRAARLAKLAGYDGVEIMGSEGYLINEFIAAATNRRTDRWGGAYENRVRFPLEIVRRTRAAVGEDFILIYRLSMLDLVPGGSTLDEVVHLAKEIEAAGATIINTGIGWHEARIPTIATSVPRGAYTWVTQKLMGAVSVPLVTSNRINTPEKAEEILADGRADLVSLARPFLADAEFVAKAAAGRPETVNTCIGCNQACLDHTFSGKITSCLVNPRACHETELVLSPTRTKKTVAVVGAGPAGLACAVSAAERGHAVTLFEASGHIGGQLDIARRIPGKEEFEETIRYFGTQLEARGVDVRLNTPADVAALRGYDEVVVATGVTPRTPAIEGVDRENVVSYLDVLRDGAPVGERVAVVGAGGIGFDVAEFLTDSGEGASQDPAVYFRHWGVDTAYAGPGGLTAPERPATPRRVTLLQRKTTKVGAGLGTTTGWIHRAELKHRGVVSVAGATYERIDDEGLHITVDGEPRLVPADTVVLCTGQEPRRDLYEALRAEGIAAHLIGGADVAAELDAKRAIRQGTELAAAL; encoded by the coding sequence ATGAGCCCGTACCCGCACCTGCTGAGCCCCCTGGACCTCGGCTTCACCACCCTGCCGAACCGCGTGATCATGGGCTCCATGCACACCGGCCTGGAGGAGCACCAGGGCGGCTTCGAGCGGCTCGCCGCCTTCTACGCCGAGCGCGCCAAGGGCGGCGCCGGGCTGATCGTCACCGGCGGCATCGCCCCCAACGACGCCGGGCGCCCCTTCGAGGGCGGCTCCCGCCTCACCACCGAGGAGGAGGCCGCCGAGCACCGCGTGATCACCGACGCGGTGCACGCCGAGGGCGGGAAGATCGCGATGCAGATCCTCCACTTCGGCCGCTACGCCTACCACAAGGACCTCGTCGCCCCCAGCGCGGTCCAGGCCCCCATCAGCCCCTTCGTCCCCAACGAGCTCAGCGACGCCGAGGTCGAGCGCACCGTCGAGGACTTCGTCCGCGCCGCCCGCCTCGCCAAGCTCGCCGGCTACGACGGCGTCGAGATCATGGGCTCCGAGGGCTACCTGATCAACGAGTTCATCGCCGCCGCCACCAACCGGCGCACCGACCGCTGGGGCGGCGCCTACGAGAACCGCGTGCGCTTCCCGCTGGAGATCGTCCGCCGCACCCGCGCCGCCGTCGGCGAGGACTTCATCCTGATCTACCGCCTGTCCATGCTGGACCTGGTCCCCGGCGGCTCGACCCTCGACGAGGTCGTCCACCTCGCCAAGGAGATCGAGGCCGCGGGCGCGACCATCATCAACACCGGCATCGGCTGGCACGAGGCCCGCATCCCCACCATCGCCACCTCCGTCCCGCGCGGCGCCTACACCTGGGTCACGCAGAAGCTGATGGGCGCGGTCTCGGTCCCGCTCGTCACCAGCAACCGCATCAACACCCCCGAGAAGGCCGAGGAGATCCTCGCCGACGGCCGCGCCGACCTGGTCTCCCTCGCCCGGCCCTTCCTCGCGGACGCCGAGTTCGTCGCCAAGGCCGCCGCCGGCCGGCCGGAGACCGTCAACACCTGCATCGGGTGCAACCAGGCCTGCCTCGACCACACCTTCAGCGGCAAGATCACCAGCTGCCTGGTCAACCCGCGTGCCTGCCACGAGACCGAGCTCGTCCTGTCCCCGACCCGGACGAAGAAGACGGTCGCCGTCGTCGGCGCCGGCCCCGCCGGACTCGCCTGCGCCGTCTCCGCCGCCGAACGCGGCCACGCCGTCACCCTCTTCGAGGCCTCCGGCCACATCGGCGGCCAGCTCGACATCGCCCGCCGCATCCCCGGCAAGGAGGAGTTCGAGGAGACCATCCGCTACTTCGGCACCCAGCTGGAGGCCCGCGGCGTCGACGTCCGCCTGAACACCCCCGCCGACGTCGCCGCCCTGCGCGGCTACGACGAGGTCGTCGTCGCCACCGGCGTCACCCCCCGCACCCCCGCCATCGAGGGCGTGGACCGCGAGAACGTCGTCAGCTACCTCGACGTGCTGCGCGACGGCGCCCCCGTCGGCGAGCGCGTCGCCGTCGTCGGCGCCGGCGGCATCGGCTTCGACGTCGCCGAGTTCCTGACCGACAGCGGCGAGGGCGCCTCCCAGGACCCCGCCGTCTACTTCCGGCACTGGGGCGTCGACACCGCCTACGCCGGCCCCGGCGGCCTCACCGCCCCCGAGCGTCCCGCCACCCCGCGCCGGGTCACCCTGCTGCAGCGCAAGACCACCAAGGTCGGCGCCGGCCTCGGCACCACCACCGGCTGGATCCACCGCGCCGAGCTCAAGCACCGCGGGGTCGTCTCCGTCGCCGGCGCCACCTACGAACGGATCGACGACGAGGGCCTGCACATCACCGTCGACGGCGAGCCGCGCCTGGTCCCCGCCGACACGGTCGTCCTGTGCACCGGCCAGGAACCGCGCCGCGACCTGTACGAGGCGCTGCGCGCCGAGGGCATCGCGGCGCACCTGATAGGCGGCGCCGACGTGGCCGCCGAACTCGACGCCAAGCGCGCCATCCGCCAGGGCACCGAGCTGGCCGCGGCCCTCTGA